A stretch of the Corylus avellana chromosome ca6, CavTom2PMs-1.0 genome encodes the following:
- the LOC132185499 gene encoding disease resistance protein RPV1-like, whose translation MTSLQGASSSSSSPSSPSTNLRPYDVFLSFRGEDTRTNFTAYLFKALCQNGINTFKDDEQLKSGEEISPTLLNAIKESKISIIIFSKSYASSKWCLNELTKILECKQMKGQRVLPVFYRVDPSDVRNQTKSFGEAFNELEEKFKDDKIKVQTWKTALTKVADLSGEVLGNRNEPELIDDIIKWVNSILVKNPCFQVAIYPVGIESRVEAVKSHLDIEKNDITCMVGIFGIGGIGKTTIAKAIYNSIASQFEGGSCFLENIRDKADQKDGLVRLQDELLSNILGESISMVENIDQRITLIKQRLCNLRIFLVLDDVDQPNQLEKLAGKGDWFGLGSRIIITTRDKHLLTVHGVDSTYQMNKLDDNEDLELFSFHASIKDKSNDDYVEVTKNALRYAGGLPLALIVVGSALKGRDIPYWKSKLDEYKKIPPNDIQKKLQISYDGLCRNAQDIFLHIACFFKGENVKYVKKILDSCGFYPDSGIKELEDKCLITQSCGSLMIHGLVQEMGREIVRQVSPYNPGRRTRLWFHEEVRDVLEDNTGTNSVEGILIDLPGEDLTHLSSNAFMEMKRLRLFISHNARLSEELNFSSNQLRLLYWPEYPGESLPSNFCGRKLAVLRMPKSLLKGLEGVEVQLLF comes from the exons ATGACTTCTTTGCAAGGagcttcttcctcctcttcgtCCCCTTCATCTCCTTCCACTAATCTACGTCCTTACGATGTATTTTTGAGTTTTAGAGGGGAAGATACCCGTACCAATTTTACTGCTTATCTATTCAAAGCTTTGTGTCAAAATGGAATCAACACCTTCAAAGATGATGAGCAGCTTAAAAGCGGGGAGGAAATTTCACCAACGCTTCTCAATGCCATTAAAGAGTCGAAGAtttcaattattatattttctaaaagttATGCATCATCCAAATGGTGCTTGAACGAGCTAACGAAGATCCTTGAGTGTAAACAAATGAAAGGACAGCGAGTTTTACCTGTGTTTTACAGGGTAGATCCATCGGACGTACGGAATCAAACCAAAAGTTTTGGAGAAGCATTTAATGAACTTGAAGAAAAGTTCAAAGACGATAAAATAAAGGTGCAAACGTGGAAGACAGCCCTAACAAAAGTAGCCGATTTGTCGGGAGAGGTTCTGGGGAACAG GAATGAACCTGAACTTATTGATGACATCATTAAATGGGtgaattcaatattagtaaaaaatCCATGCTTCCAAGTTGCCATCTATCCGGTTGGAATAGAGTCCCGTGTAGAAGCTGTGAAGTCGCATTTAGATATAGAGAAGAATGACATTACATGCATGGTAGGCATCTTTGGAATTGGTGGAATCGGTAAAACAACTATAGCAAAAGCCATCTACAACTCGATTGCTTCTCAATTTGAAGGTGGcagttgttttcttgaaaacattagaGATAAAGCCGACCAAAAGGATGGTTTGGTTCGTTTGCAAGATGAACTTCTTTCTAACATCCTAGGAGAATCAATTTCAATGGTTGAGAATATTGATCAAAGAATTACTTTGATAAAACAGAGGCTTTGCAATTTAAGGATAtttctagttcttgatgatgtggatcagCCAAACCAATTAGAAAAACTAGCTGGAAAAGGAgattggtttggtttaggaagtagaatcatcataacaacaagagataaacaTTTACTTACAGTACATGGAGTTGATTCAACATACCAAATGAATAAGTTGGATGACAACGAAGATCTTGAACTCTTTAGTTTTCATGCCTCCATCAAAgataaatctaatgatgattATGTGGAAGTCACAAAAAATGCACTACGTTATGCCGGTGGATTGCCACTAGCTTTAATAGTGGTAGGCTCGGCTCTGAAAGGTAGAGATATACCTTATTGGAAAAGTAAATTGGATGAGTACAAAAAAATTCCTCCCaatgatattcaaaaaaaacttcaaataagttatgatggattGTGTCGTAATGCACAGGATATTTTCCTTCATATCGCTTGTTTCTTCAAAGGAGAGAATgtaaaatatgtcaaaaaaatactAGATAGTTGTGGTTTTTACCCGGATAGTGGCATCAAAGAGCTAGAGGATAAGTGTCTCATAACTCAATCTTGTGGATCATTGATGATACATGGCTTGGtgcaagaaatgggtagagaaattgttcgacaagTTTCACCCTACAATCCTGGCAGGCGCACTagattgtggtttcatgaagaGGTTCGTGATGTCCTAGAAGATAATACG GGAACAAATAGTGTTGAGGGCATATTGATAGATTTGCCTGGAGAAGACTTGACACACTTGAGTTCCAATGCCTTCATGGAGATGAAACGCCTCAGATTGTTTATAAGCCATAATGCACGCTTATCTGAAGAGCTTAATTTTTCCTCTAATCAATTAAGATTGCTTTATTGGCCTGAATATCCTGGGGAGTCTTTGCCATCCAATTTTTGTGGGAGGAAGCTTGCTGTTTTAAGAATGCCTAAAAGTCTCCTCAAGGGATTAGAGGGAGTTGAGGTACAATTATTGTTTTGA
- the LOC132184536 gene encoding probable disease resistance protein RPP1 — MKYLKYVDYQNTGIEKLPSSIGHFIGVKELYLAGCKNLKNLPDSIYQLQQLERLNLKNCTGIKRLPSSIRYLVKVKTLDLSGCTNLMNLPNSIYQLQDLEELDLQGCSKVVKFPDNRQTMPSITSTGESEISYGTELVHHRNDGCSSTTFPKLLRLDLSNCSLLESNFFSTFDCGSMLNRLDLSESDIVILPLCIRRFCGLKYLYLNECKQLQKILGLPPNVVEVRARGCVSLAILLEEPRKSVVTESEDCPMSLEYLDLSSSAIVSLPTWFNKFVGLERLTLEDCKQLREISELPQNIRAVYARGCMSLERFQLNIYPRLGWVDLSNCQKLCESMGNDLQTRLLSEGHPEDHKFVYMCPGNKIPNWFIHCEEVLNSNSFEIDIDVLADLDGEIIRIAFCVVIGTKARQDEDTSTKMTESEQHEDADSFSKITEGGQDEDEDTFSEITESGQDEDEDTFYETTEGGQDEDEDTFYEKTEGGQDEDVFYQTTESGQDEDEDTFAIVFEVINNGVKIYSFVEDDIPGQFHSDHVWLHCNVPESFKLKGDNLQVKFKLSSMSLSFKSCGFHWHKGLKRTG, encoded by the exons atgaaatatttaaagTATGTCGACTATCAAAATACGGGTATAGAGAAACTGCCTTCATCCATTGGGCACTTCATTGGGGTTAAAGAATTATATCTAGCTGGTTGCAAAAACCTTAAGAATCTCCCGGATAGCATTTATCAGTTACAACAGTTAGAGCGTCTCAATCTCAAGAATTGTACTGGTATAAAAAGGTTGCCTTCATCCATTAGGTACCTTGTTAAGGTTAAAACATTAGATCTAAGCGGTTGCACAAACCTCATGAATCTTCCAAATAGCATTTATCAGTTGCAAGATTTAGAGGAACTTGATCTTCAAGGTTGTTCAAAAGTTGTTAAGTTTCCAGATAACAGGCAAACCATGCCCTCTATTACATCCACAGGGGAATCTGAAATTTCATACGGTACAGAATTAGTCCACCATCGTAACGATGGTTGTTCCTCGACAACATTTCCAAAACTTCTACGATTGGATCTTAGTAATTGTTCCTTATtagaatcaaatttttttagtaCATTTGATTGTGGCTCCATGTTGAACCGTTTGGATCTATCAGAGAGTGATATTGTTATCCTTCCTCTATGCATCAGAAGATTTTGTGGATTGAAGTACCTTTATTTGAATGAATGCAAGCAACTTCAAAAAATTCTAGGACTTCCACCAAATGTAGTAGAAGTGCGTGCTCGGGGGTGTGTGTCATTGGCAATACTCTTAGAAGAACCTAGAAAATCTGTTGTAACAGAATCAGAAGATTGCCCTATGAGTTTGGAATATCTAGATCTATCAAGTAGCGCTATTGTTAGCCTTCCTACATGGTTCAATAAATTTGTTGGATTGGAGCGCCTTACCTTGGAAGATTGCAAGCAGCTTCGAGAAATTTCAGAACTTCCACAAAATATAAGAGCTGTTTATGCGCGTGGATGCATGTCATTGGAAAGATTTCAATTGAATATATACCCAAGGCTTGGATGGGTTGACTTGTCCAATTGTCAAAAATTGTGTGAAAGTATGGGGAATGATCTGCAAACTCGTTTATTGAGTGAG GGACATCCTGAGGACCATAAATTTGTTTACATGTGTCCAGGAAATAAGATTCCAAATTGGTTCATCCATTGTGAAGAGGTTTTAAATAgtaattcatttgaaatagataTTGATGTGCTTGCAGATTTGGATGGGGAGATCATAAGAATTGCTTTCTGTGTTGTTATTGGAACAAAGGCAAGACAAGATGAAGATACTTCTACTAAAATGACAGAGAGTGAACAACATGAAGATGCAGATAGTTTTTCTAAAATAACAGAGGGTGgacaagatgaagatgaagatacTTTTTCTGAAATAACGGAGAGTGgacaagatgaagatgaagatacTTTTTATGAAACAACAGAGGGTGgacaagatgaagatgaagatacattttatgaaaaaacaGAGGGTGGACAAGATGAAGATGTTTTTTATCAAACAACAGAGAGTGgacaagatgaagatgaagatacATTTGCAATTGTCTTTGAAGTCATCAATAATGGTGTAAAAATCTATTCTTTCGTGGAGGATGACATCCCTGGTCAATTTCACTCAGATCATGTATGGTTGCATTGCAATGTTCCAGAATCTTTTAAGCTAAAGGGGGATAATCTTCAAGTTAAATTTAAGCTAAGTTCAATGTCACTGTCCTTTAAAAGTTGTGGATTCCATTGGCATAAAGGATTGAAGAGAACGGGCTAG